Genomic segment of Apium graveolens cultivar Ventura unplaced genomic scaffold, ASM990537v1 ctg3390, whole genome shotgun sequence:
CAACAGTAAATGATGCAAACCAAATACGTATAACAAACTAGACCTGGTTTAGAATTTAGATTAAACATATTTCAAGATTCTGTACAGTCAACCGTGCTAAAACGTGAAGGAGTATGATATACCTAGTCCtgataatattataatattatagcAATTTACAAGCACACAAGCTGCCAACAATGCCTGAACAAAAAATAATATAATCAATCAATCAAAATCTTACCTGCCTATGAAGACCTTGTTAATGTTGTTAACATTAAAGTTATTTCTTTGAGGTTGTCTTTATGGTATTTGAAACGAAAGCACATGATAATGTTTACTTAGGATGATTAATAATTTCCTCCATTTCTTTTATGTGGTTCTGAGTTGCAAAGGTAAAGGAAAGAAAAGACGACTTTTTTTGCATATCTAATTTGAACATATGAGGTTTTgatcaatttcttttttttttccgtTTACATGTAAGAGTCTTTTTCAATATTTCTCCGTTTAAATGTTTACATAGGAAATTACTTCCGAAGACTGGATTATTCTTATTTCTCAGTAGACGAGCCACGAGCTGCGGAACCTTTCTTTCTACAGCTTTAAAATTTCTACTTAATAAAGCATTACTCCTATTTTATATCATTTTCAGTTCTCATGTTACCACGGGGTCAAGAGGGGATGAGGCGGGCTAAGACAAAAGGCTGAAATAAGTGATACATGGGAAGCAAAAACTTAGAATATACATAAGGTTCTTACTTGATACTATTTGCTCTTAACATACGCCCTCATCAACTGCTTGCTAAACAACATGTAGTGATGCAAACTCGCAGTACATTTTGCAACTTTAACATTACAGTATAACATAAGCATTAACAATTTGATGAAAAACAGGCACAGAATGACAGTATTAATTACTGAATCGCACTTCAGAAATTAAAAGAACAATGTAGTATCATCATAATTGTATGCCTCATAAGGTGATAATTCCAATAGTTGGATGAATGATCATGATCATACACGGCTGAAGCTCAACCTAATGTATTAATCAAGCTAGTCAAATCAGTGTCCAAACATGTTTATCTCATGCAAAGAGCTTTTAACAAATCAAATCCCCACACAAGAGAACAGCCTTCGTACAAGTTCAAAAGATTAACAGTTCACTGTTATTTTAAAAAGAGAGATAGCAATGTACGGATAACATATAAGGCTAAGTTGGACAGAACACAACATCTTCCAACCAAAATTTAGGAAATCAAAGCATTCATTAACCTTAAATGCACCTTAATCTGTTGAGTTTTGGTGCTAGTACTTCCTGATCTTTTCTCTCAGCGTAATTACAAAAAACGAAGGTCAAAAAAATGGATAAAACACCAAACTTTATCCTGCTATAATGGGGAAAATTACCTTAAAAAATTAAAGCAGCAGAGTTTGTGGGAAGGGGGATAAAATAACAAAACCAACACAAAGTTTGACCTAAACATCCCAACTTTTACAAAGTGTTACTTTAATACATTGCTTTGATGTTTTCTACATAAGAAGTGAATTATTACGATAATATCCATTTTCAGCTAAAAGGGGGACAGAGGGCATCTCAAGGTGCCAAACAAACATGCATTTTAAAGAAACAGAACAATAGCCCATAAAATTACACTGACACAGAAAAAGAAGAGTTAACATAAAACAACAGGATTGCAGAAGATAATCTTACTACATGCCACCAGAAAAAAGAGATAAGATTAAAGCATACATCACAGAAAGATAAGTAATAGCTTATACACGGGACAGGAAGAAAATAAAGGTCATATTAGATGTTTGAAAGTTCAGACTATATTTGCAACCGTTGACagatttttaaatttataaattagcCACAACTACCAGGGATGGGAACAGAACGAGTGCAAGCTGGACCATCTCCATCAATCATCATGCTGAGAAGAAGGTTTTAGTCTTCATATCACCCAAATATCTCCAAGTGTAAGTTACCATTCCTCCCCTACTCTACATAATGGCGGAACCAGTGATAGGGGGCTAGCCTAGGCTGAAGCCCCAGCTGATTGTGGAAAAGTAATGAGATCTTTTCACAAGTTCCCCCCCCCCACCTCTCCTTTGCCCCCGCGGAATGATCTTCGAATTCAGTACCAGACTaatattgattatttatttatgaatacCTGTAGTACTCCCACTATTTTTTAGGGAAAAGGGGAAACCCTAAATAAGCATGCCTGCTATATCTAGACAGGAACTATTTTTAGGAACATTGCAATAGGAAATATTTTGTTTACAGAAGTTAAATGGCCCTTATGGTATTCAATATTGAGTGTGAGACATAAAAACTTCTTCAGCAACAAATTTTGTAATTATTAACATCAATACTTGTACATCCATTCTAGCAATAAGTGTACATCAAAATTTGTCAAAATTATTAATAATAGCACTATAATAGTGAAAGATGCATATATCACATTATCTTTTACAAAACCAATCAAGAAATCTACCTTCAAAACTAGAAGAAAAAATAAGAAATTTGGGGATAGAAAGGAAacaaaaaatttaatttattatttggGAGTAGAAAACGAGAGATCAGAGTATAAAGTCTCCACGGACACTTCAATTTGAAATACGAGGACATGCATAAATATTTGTAATTGCAATGCTTTATTCACTGACATGGACAGCGTATATCGAAAACTGATATAATTGACTTTCCTAAAGGTAAATGATGAAACATATAAAAGGATAATTGACATTGGTAGAATAATTAAACAAATGAAAAGATAGTTGACATTAGTCTATAACCTGTTGAATCGTTAATAACCAATGTAGGCTGACTTAGATGTCATAAAAAAGAACTAAAATATATCAGAAACCAAAAGCTAACGACAAAAAGAATCCCGATTGCCCAACTCAATCAGCTTCTACACGAACAATTCTGATAGCGTGTTTAGGGGTTCTGACTGTGGTCCGTAGGGTGTGTGTGCTACTTTTCTTTTTTAGTTGTCTTGTTGTGTTTCTTTCCTTTGATTCTCCTTTTTATTCCCTATGACTAGCCAGCTGTTTGGTAGGGGAGGTGACTATCATAGACTACTTGGACACGTGGAAGGTAGAGAGAAGGAGGGGATATGACATGGTGCTTTGGTGAATGACGTGTGTGAAAGTTTAAGGATAAGGTTGAGTTGTGGGGCCTATAGCCTACAGATATACGGCTTTCGGTGATAACTTCTTATCATTCGTGATCTGTAGATACTATACCTTACGGATTCCGAAGGCGTGTCATGTCTGCGGGAATGGGTGAAGCcatatattaactttagggtCCTTACGGCTAAAACCGTAGGGAGACTACAAATCTGATGCCATCAAATTCCTATTGTCATTCCAATTTCTCCGCAACCCAGACAATAATATTGGTCAAACCTAAATACTAAAATCCAAACAAAATGCATGTGTTCTTCAAATTCAAACCAACATTTATATCAACAATCAAATGTCCAAAAAAATCATATATAAACAACATAAAATCAAAATATACAAAAATTAACCACCCATCAACATTCAAAAACCAACAAACTATTAAGCAACACAAAATCAATaaaatgataaaagaaattaaaaaaataaacatCCCAAGGAAACAGAAATATACCACAGATCTTGATGGGTGCTTCAAGCTCCAACAAATTAGGCTGCTGAAGAAAGATTTCTCGAGACGCGGCGCAGAGCTGGCGGATCTCATTCTCAGAAAGCTGAACCTGTCTGACCGTCCTAGCTTGCCTAAACTCCAATAGCCTATTGATTATATCATCAAGAACAACAGGGTCTATTCCATTTCCATTCCCCTGCTCATTTTGAGCCATGGATCTCTCTCCTCTCTCAATCGCTCCCAATCTCTCCCAATCTCTCTCAAGCTCTCTGAGCTTAGGGTTTCAAGAACACAAATAAACCCTAAAAGATGCAAAATTTACCACTTTTTAGGGATAAATAAGAGATGGGTATGCTTGGAATTTGATAAAGATTGAGATATGTGATGGGGTTTGTAAGGGATGGTGAAGAAAGGGGGGGGGGGCTGTAGGCGGAAGTGCCTATACAAatgttgtgtgtatatataagtTTACAAGGGTTATTGTATGATGTATATTCATTAGGGTCGGTAAATTCGGTTGCCTCTCTCTTTCagtttttttttacttttttatcTTTTTTGTTTTGTACCTCCTTATGAATTTCATTTtgttttttttgctaaataatttCATTGTGTATTTGTGTCTAATATCAGGGATTTGTTAATCAATATATCAGGTTCGGTTGGACAGACGAAAAAGGATGAAAAGATAAAACTGTCTCGAAATACATAATCAACGGgagaaaaaataaattaatataaggGCAATTGTGTTTTTTTGACACTTTTTTGCTCCAAACATTAAAAACTTAGGCTCGATTTGGGATTCCTGTTAAAAATTGCTGTACTGTTAGAAAAAGTGCTGTTGTAAAAATTAGATGACTGTTCGGTAATTTTTTTTATACGTATATGtgttgatgcaaaaaattaaaaataatgatatttttggtaaggtttgatggtgaaatcagcatctgcttcTTACAACAGCTGAAAAACAGCTTTTTCTAAAAGTATGGGACTTGTTTTCTAGTAATACAACATCCCTATTAGAATGATATAAGAGACTTAAAGTATAATTGTTTTAATTTTcgttaatattaattaaaattataaagtgGGTTGGTCTCATTTTAGCTTATGAGTGACGCATACAAAAAGTTAAAAATAAAGATTAATTTTAAGTGGAAGGAGTAAAATTCTTTAGTCGAAATAAATTACGATTATTTTCAACCGGAGGGAGTTCGGCACCTTCTGTGCTTGTCAAGTCTTGTACAATTCAAGTTCTAAAACCAAGTGGTGTGCACCGTGGGGGGCGGCTTAGATGCAATGCAAATAAAGAAACCTCAAGGTGAACCTTACATTCAATCCTAGCTATAGAAAATTAGAAATCTTGCATTCACTTTCAAGTATGCAAGTCAAGTTAGTTGCTGTATCAATTCAAAGGTATGCACACTCATTTTCTCCAGCTCTTTAGCCTGTGGTGAAGGCTTTCAGTTCATCCTACCACCTCTTTAAGCACCATACAAGAAAAGCCCTCAATTGGTCCATAAAAATGACTTCTATCATCTCCTTGAGGGCTTTCACTTTTATTTGATGAAGAATCATGCCATCTCAAAATATCCATGTTTTATGTCCGCAGGCAGTATCAAACAGAGTATCATATGAAAAAACATATGTAACAAAAAATCCACACAAGAGATTACTTCACAAGACTTCTTTGACTCCTTTCTACTTGTTAGTTGACAAAATAACGGAAATATTCTACAGGTACATGCTATAAGATGAACAGAACTGGACATAAGTTTAAGCTCCACAAATACATGCTATAGGATGAAAAGAACTGGACAATAAGTTTAAGCTTCCCAACGATTCTGGAAACTCCTCTTTAGACCGACTTACGTAGAACAACAGGCTCTCTTTGTGTTCCCAGAAGCATCGCCTACATTAATGGTGGTCCCTTGACCAGGAAGGGCAGTTGCTGCAGCTTCCTCGGCTGCCAATGCTTTCTTGCTTATGATATGGTATATCTCTGTTAAGATGGTCTGAAATGCCTTCTCAATATTGACTGCTTCCAGCGCTGATGTCTCCAGAAAAGAGAGGCCTTCCTTCTCAGCAAAATCTTGACCATCTTGCTCTGCAACAGACCTGAGATGCTTCAAGTCAGACTTATTTCCCGCCATCATAATGACAATGTTTGAGTCGGCATGGTCTCTCAACTCACGGAGCCATCTCATGACATTTTCAAATGTCGGCCTCTTAGTGATGTCGTAGACAAGAAGAGCACCAACAGCTCCTCTGTAATAAGCACTAGTGATAGCTCGATACCTTTCCTGTCCTGCAGTGTCCCATATTTGTGCCTTCACGGTCTTTCCGTCTATCTGCATTCAAAAGCTTGTTAGGTCATACATCAACACTAAAAGTGTGTAATTTGACAAGTAAAACAAGATCAAGTAATCAGCAAACTGTATGTTGCTAACTTAGCAAGTAAAGCCTACCTTTCCTTTCGTCAAAAGTGTGTAATTTGACAACAGAAACAATCATCAAAGAAGTAACAAAAATATGGCTATCCCCCAAAGATGCTCT
This window contains:
- the LOC141701141 gene encoding ras-related protein Rab2BV, which codes for MGSRVDHEYDYLFKIVLIGDSGVGKSNILSRFTRNEFCLESKSTIGVEFATRTLQIDGKTVKAQIWDTAGQERYRAITSAYYRGAVGALLVYDITKRPTFENVMRWLRELRDHADSNIVIMMAGNKSDLKHLRSVAEQDGQDFAEKEGLSFLETSALEAVNIEKAFQTILTEIYHIISKKALAAEEAAATALPGQGTTINVGDASGNTKRACCST